In Frondihabitans sp. PAMC 28766, a genomic segment contains:
- a CDS encoding thioredoxin domain-containing protein, with translation MPNRLADAISPYLRSHADNPVDWQPWGPEPFAEARRRGVPVMVSIGYSTCHWCHVMARESFSDRVVAERLNRSFVAIKVDREEHPDVDSSYLAAASAFTGNLGWPLTVFVTPDGRAFYAGTYFPPAPVQGVPAFTQVLDAVEDAWLNRRDEVEQNAAQIAEALAAQADRGAGSAVTREQIDGVVRDLARFEDSDFGGFGGAPKFPVAAVQLLLLDVGAGPGEVAAEARGLVKRTLLSMARSPLRDSVEGGFFRYSTRRDWHDPHYERMLYDNAQLLRAYSRLSALPGVDEPTAAEAAATAAGIADFLLTTLRTETGGFGSAQDSESDLGEGGYYALDAAARAGATPPKVDEKVLTGWNGLAIGALAEAGVRHARSHWVVAAEVATRRILSHHVTPDGRLLRAATERGVSAAVATLEDYGMLAEGLIRLALATGDVSYAVQARRLVDGCLLPADDPRVFAAPGGGDPVLAAQGLALASDPSEGAYPSGLGAAATAALLLAQLGAGGASGGGPAGAGYRAAAERAVASVADLARDNPLAFGASLTLALDLSAPATQLVVVTAEAGEAGGAGRGDLARIAQRWFCPGGVSTAVSETQAAAWSAAGFELFESRVAGPSSAAAYLCHDFVCRLPATRPEALAAQLG, from the coding sequence GTGCCCAACCGCCTAGCCGACGCCATCAGCCCGTACCTGCGCAGCCACGCCGACAACCCCGTCGACTGGCAGCCGTGGGGCCCCGAGCCGTTCGCCGAGGCGCGGCGGCGGGGTGTGCCCGTGATGGTGTCGATCGGCTACTCGACGTGCCACTGGTGCCACGTGATGGCGCGCGAGAGCTTCTCGGACCGTGTCGTCGCCGAGCGGCTCAACCGCAGTTTCGTCGCGATCAAGGTCGACCGCGAAGAGCACCCCGACGTCGACTCGAGCTATCTGGCCGCCGCCAGCGCCTTCACCGGCAACCTCGGCTGGCCGCTGACCGTGTTCGTGACGCCCGACGGCCGCGCCTTCTACGCCGGCACCTACTTCCCGCCGGCGCCCGTGCAGGGCGTGCCGGCCTTCACGCAGGTGCTCGACGCGGTCGAAGACGCCTGGCTGAACCGCCGCGACGAGGTCGAGCAGAACGCTGCGCAGATCGCCGAGGCTCTGGCGGCGCAAGCCGACAGGGGCGCAGGATCCGCGGTCACCCGCGAGCAGATCGACGGCGTCGTCCGCGACCTGGCCCGGTTCGAGGACTCCGACTTCGGCGGTTTCGGTGGCGCACCGAAGTTCCCCGTGGCGGCGGTGCAACTGCTGCTGCTCGATGTCGGAGCAGGTCCCGGCGAGGTCGCTGCCGAGGCCCGCGGGCTGGTGAAGCGCACCCTCCTCTCGATGGCCCGCTCGCCCTTGCGCGATTCCGTCGAGGGCGGCTTCTTCCGCTACTCGACTCGCCGTGACTGGCACGACCCGCACTACGAGCGGATGCTCTACGACAACGCGCAGCTGCTGCGCGCCTACTCGCGCCTCTCGGCCCTCCCTGGCGTCGACGAGCCGACGGCGGCCGAAGCCGCGGCCACGGCAGCGGGTATCGCCGACTTCCTCCTCACCACACTCCGCACCGAAACCGGCGGCTTCGGCTCGGCGCAGGACAGCGAGAGCGACCTCGGCGAGGGCGGCTACTACGCCCTCGACGCGGCGGCCCGGGCGGGCGCGACCCCGCCGAAAGTCGACGAGAAGGTGCTGACCGGGTGGAACGGGCTCGCGATCGGCGCGCTGGCGGAGGCCGGGGTGCGCCACGCACGCAGCCACTGGGTGGTGGCTGCCGAGGTGGCGACCCGTCGCATCCTGAGCCATCACGTCACGCCCGACGGGCGCCTGCTGCGCGCGGCCACCGAGCGCGGGGTGTCGGCTGCCGTCGCGACCCTCGAGGACTACGGGATGCTCGCCGAAGGGCTCATCCGGCTGGCGCTCGCCACCGGCGACGTGTCTTACGCCGTCCAGGCGCGGCGTCTGGTCGACGGGTGCCTGCTGCCCGCCGACGACCCGCGTGTGTTCGCGGCTCCCGGCGGCGGCGACCCCGTGCTCGCGGCGCAGGGGTTGGCGCTCGCGAGCGACCCGTCCGAGGGCGCCTACCCGTCCGGGCTCGGTGCCGCGGCGACCGCGGCGCTGCTGCTCGCTCAGCTCGGGGCCGGGGGCGCTTCCGGCGGGGGTCCTGCCGGTGCCGGCTATCGGGCGGCGGCCGAGCGAGCCGTCGCGTCGGTTGCCGATCTCGCGCGCGACAACCCGCTCGCCTTCGGGGCGTCGCTGACGCTGGCGCTCGACCTGTCGGCTCCTGCGACCCAGCTCGTGGTGGTCACCGCCGAGGCGGGCGAAGCCGGCGGCGCAGGACGCGGCGACCTCGCCCGCATCGCCCAGCGCTGGTTCTGCCCCGGCGGCGTCTCGACCGCCGTGTCAGAGACGCAGGCGGCCGCGTGGTCGGCCGCCGGCTTCGAGCTGTTCGAGTCTCGCGTGGCGGGCCCCTCCTCCGCCGCGGCCTACCTCTGCCACGACTTCGTCTGCCGTCTGCCCGCCACCCGGCCGGAGGCGCTCGCCGCCCAGCTCGGCTGA